In the Leptotrichia sp. oral taxon 212 genome, one interval contains:
- a CDS encoding MarR family winged helix-turn-helix transcriptional regulator: MNNCNKGEAEVKGCLYFTISKLFRIVNKVAEEAFNKMDICPTHGFLMVLLQEDEEGLSVNKISETLTIAPSTVTRFVDKLVSKGYVERIKTGKQSFTRMTKEGKNVMPEVYACWGEIFKKVESMAGDKEYLDGVSKVITNFAELMEENQKNL, from the coding sequence ATGAACAATTGTAATAAGGGTGAAGCTGAAGTAAAAGGATGTTTATATTTTACAATATCAAAGTTATTCAGGATAGTGAACAAGGTTGCTGAAGAAGCTTTTAATAAAATGGATATATGTCCAACACATGGGTTCCTGATGGTTCTGTTACAGGAAGATGAAGAAGGGCTGTCAGTTAATAAGATATCTGAAACACTTACAATAGCTCCTTCTACTGTTACAAGATTCGTAGACAAGCTTGTATCAAAGGGATATGTGGAGAGGATAAAGACTGGAAAACAGTCATTTACCAGAATGACAAAAGAGGGAAAGAATGTCATGCCTGAAGTATACGCCTGCTGGGGGGAAATTTTTAAGAAGGTTGAATCAATGGCAGGAGATAAGGAATATCTGGATGGAGTTTCAAAAGTCATTACAAATTTTGCAGAATTAATGGAAGAAAATCAAAAGAATTTATAG
- a CDS encoding AI-2E family transporter → MKIYNEENVKKIRNILIVNVLLLVSILLFFQAYSYFVKPLKLVISTIFPFILSFVIVYSLMPFIDMLSEKPKVPKITDSQKKSKKMNRNLAILIVLVIFFSIFIYIVLAFIPIVAKQLSSLIEFFLKNQDKMQKDMFAFLESNNIDLKDAIINSREVILNNTLKFLNSSVSILNSMFSLLFMTPIFTIMLIFSYDSIENKVEEKLTEYGLEDWTGLIKDIDKSIGDYIIVTMKDSMIVGICSYVIFFFLRMEYSSLFALIIGIGNVIPFIGPFIGLIPVIMYAMTKSFRLVIMIVVCITILQTIEANIIKPWLTRASLKIHPITTLLVVLVGGALFGIGGAFIAIPLYIIVKSVWVFCEDKYFSKLKQLK, encoded by the coding sequence ATGAAGATTTATAATGAAGAAAATGTAAAAAAAATAAGAAATATATTAATTGTAAATGTTTTGCTCCTAGTTTCGATACTTTTATTTTTTCAGGCATACAGTTATTTTGTGAAACCTTTAAAGCTAGTAATAAGTACAATTTTTCCATTTATATTGTCATTTGTTATAGTTTATTCGCTTATGCCTTTTATAGACATGCTAAGTGAAAAACCGAAAGTTCCTAAAATAACGGACAGTCAGAAAAAAAGTAAAAAAATGAATAGAAATCTTGCTATTTTAATAGTTCTGGTGATATTCTTTTCAATTTTTATATATATCGTTCTTGCATTTATTCCAATAGTTGCAAAACAGTTGTCAAGTCTGATTGAATTTTTTCTGAAAAATCAGGACAAAATGCAGAAGGATATGTTTGCTTTTCTGGAATCAAATAATATTGATCTAAAGGATGCTATAATAAATTCCAGGGAAGTGATATTAAACAATACATTAAAATTTTTAAATTCAAGTGTTTCAATATTGAACAGCATGTTCAGCCTGCTTTTTATGACACCTATTTTTACGATAATGCTTATATTCAGTTATGACAGCATTGAAAATAAGGTTGAAGAAAAGCTCACTGAATACGGACTTGAAGACTGGACAGGACTAATAAAGGACATAGATAAGTCAATAGGTGATTATATAATAGTAACAATGAAGGATAGTATGATTGTGGGTATCTGTTCGTATGTAATATTTTTCTTCCTGAGAATGGAATATAGCTCATTGTTTGCCCTTATAATAGGAATAGGGAACGTTATTCCTTTTATAGGACCGTTCATAGGTCTGATTCCTGTAATAATGTATGCAATGACAAAGTCTTTCAGGCTTGTAATAATGATAGTCGTATGTATAACTATACTTCAGACTATAGAAGCAAATATAATAAAACCATGGCTTACAAGGGCTTCCCTTAAAATACATCCAATTACGACACTGCTTGTAGTTCTTGTAGGAGGAGCATTGTTTGGAATCGGAGGAGCTTTTATTGCAATTCCTTTATATATAATTGTAAAATCTGTGTGGGTATTTTGTGAAGATAAATATTTTTCAAAACTGAAGCAATTAAAATGA
- the der gene encoding ribosome biogenesis GTPase Der, with product MKQVVAIVGRPNVGKSTLFNKLIGDRISIVKNEPGVTRDRLYHEIEWSGKEFLLVDTGGLEPKTDDFMMNKIKEQAQVAIDEADVVIFLVDGKSGITGLDEDVANVLRKKDKKVVVAVNKIDNYMRDQENILEFYALGFEDVIGISGEHKTNLGDLLDAVISKFDTRKEKNREEGLKIAVLGRPNAGKSSLVNKLLNEERSIVSDIAGTTRDSIDSSLKYNGETYTLIDTAGIRKKSKIEDSIEYYSVLRAVKSIKRADVCVLMLDATELLTEQDKRVAGLIYEERKPIIIAINKWDLIEKDNSSVKKFTELVKADLPFLSYAPIVTISALTGKRTINILEQAKFINEEYHKKITTGLLNQILSEMIAQNPVPTRKGRAVKINYATQVSEAPPKFVFFSNNPELVHFSYQRYIENKLREYFGFEGCPIDIVFNKKNESY from the coding sequence ATGAAACAGGTAGTGGCAATTGTTGGAAGACCTAATGTCGGAAAATCAACACTGTTTAATAAATTGATAGGTGACAGGATTTCCATAGTGAAAAATGAGCCCGGAGTTACAAGGGACAGACTTTATCATGAAATCGAATGGTCAGGAAAAGAATTTCTGTTAGTTGATACAGGGGGACTTGAGCCCAAGACGGATGATTTTATGATGAATAAAATAAAGGAACAGGCGCAGGTAGCAATAGATGAAGCAGATGTTGTCATATTTCTGGTAGATGGGAAATCAGGGATAACAGGACTTGATGAAGATGTAGCGAATGTACTTAGAAAAAAGGATAAAAAAGTAGTTGTAGCAGTAAATAAAATTGATAATTATATGAGAGATCAGGAAAATATACTCGAATTTTATGCTCTGGGATTTGAAGACGTAATAGGAATTTCAGGAGAACATAAAACAAATTTGGGAGATTTACTTGATGCAGTAATTTCAAAGTTTGATACGAGAAAGGAAAAAAACAGGGAAGAAGGACTTAAAATAGCTGTACTTGGAAGGCCAAATGCAGGGAAATCTTCACTTGTAAATAAGCTTTTAAATGAAGAAAGATCCATTGTAAGTGATATCGCAGGAACAACAAGGGATTCCATAGATTCTTCACTTAAGTATAATGGAGAAACTTACACTCTAATAGATACTGCAGGAATAAGAAAAAAGTCAAAAATAGAAGATTCAATAGAGTATTACAGTGTATTAAGAGCGGTGAAATCAATAAAGAGAGCAGATGTATGTGTACTTATGCTTGATGCAACAGAGCTTCTGACAGAACAGGACAAAAGAGTTGCAGGATTGATATACGAAGAAAGAAAACCTATTATAATTGCTATAAATAAATGGGATCTTATAGAAAAAGATAACAGCAGTGTAAAGAAATTTACTGAGCTTGTAAAGGCAGATCTTCCATTCCTGAGTTACGCTCCGATAGTAACTATCTCAGCATTGACAGGGAAGAGAACAATAAATATACTGGAACAGGCGAAGTTCATAAATGAAGAATATCATAAAAAGATTACTACAGGGCTGCTGAATCAGATCTTGTCAGAGATGATAGCTCAGAATCCTGTTCCTACAAGAAAAGGGAGAGCTGTAAAAATAAATTATGCAACACAGGTAAGCGAAGCTCCGCCAAAATTTGTATTTTTCTCAAATAATCCGGAACTGGTACATTTTTCATATCAGAGATATATTGAAAATAAACTTAGGGAATATTTTGGATTTGAAGGGTGTCCAATAGATATTGTATTTAATAAGAAAAATGAAAGTTATTAA
- a CDS encoding YigZ family protein encodes MKTVEKETVIEFEEKKSKFIGYIKPVFTVEEAEKFIGSIKEMHPNATHNVPLYRVVENGQEYFKYNDDGEPANTAGKPMAEILNILDVYNVAIVATRYFGGIKLGAGGLIRNYAKTAKIAVNEAGITDYKEKSLFIIDYDYEYTGEMESFLNAHKKEYEIEITEKNYANRVTMKIKADSEIEEKLNEMNRLIVIKL; translated from the coding sequence TTGAAAACAGTAGAAAAAGAAACTGTCATTGAATTTGAAGAAAAAAAATCAAAATTTATAGGATATATAAAACCTGTTTTCACTGTGGAAGAAGCTGAAAAATTTATAGGTTCAATAAAAGAGATGCATCCAAATGCAACACATAATGTTCCTCTTTACAGAGTTGTAGAAAATGGACAGGAATACTTTAAATATAATGATGACGGCGAACCTGCAAATACAGCAGGAAAGCCAATGGCAGAAATACTTAATATTCTTGATGTATATAATGTGGCAATAGTTGCTACCAGATATTTTGGTGGTATTAAACTGGGAGCAGGTGGACTTATAAGAAATTATGCAAAAACGGCAAAAATTGCAGTGAATGAAGCTGGAATAACAGATTATAAGGAAAAGTCCCTATTTATAATTGATTATGATTATGAATATACTGGAGAAATGGAAAGTTTTCTGAATGCACATAAAAAGGAATATGAAATTGAAATTACTGAAAAAAATTACGCTAACAGGGTAACAATGAAAATAAAGGCGGACAGTGAAATTGAAGAAAAATTAAATGAAATGAACAGACTGATTGTAATAAAATTATAG
- a CDS encoding lipopolysaccharide assembly protein LapB, with amino-acid sequence MGKKVLSVILFLVISVGAAAVTRKELTQEELSKIGIKQEIIDETIRLEEQFIENSIFLMEEDELDSRIKKVEEVLEKDDRNLILNDELFTIYILTKKKDYEKAKQYLEKTDKYNDKFSSYFNNILYNKKIGNKKTAEKFYTKLRKEYKDRPVIDLADIFLEAMTDDDGVSIRDENLLENNFYLDNPVENPVISDHPLDNISKAPEKDLSDGKEDYEGYKKIIKELTKISIEKMKKQKEQIEKIKGIVSYFSNDGKQREFNISDDIIRGLELEFRSQEMSIIGINEGSEKAIQYYLENVVSNAASEDAIRFNRENEAALYFSTMYLISMTGDERKIDKYSKQLEKTRNMKILQKYYGKEESKKAPENTLNGKIKRILRKKGVNKY; translated from the coding sequence ATGGGAAAAAAAGTACTGTCTGTAATTCTGTTTTTGGTAATAAGTGTAGGAGCAGCAGCTGTTACAAGGAAAGAACTCACACAGGAAGAACTTTCAAAAATAGGTATAAAGCAGGAAATAATTGATGAAACAATAAGACTTGAGGAACAATTTATTGAAAATTCAATTTTTCTTATGGAAGAGGATGAATTAGATTCCAGAATAAAAAAGGTGGAAGAAGTTCTGGAAAAGGATGACCGGAATTTGATTCTTAATGACGAGCTTTTTACAATATATATTTTAACTAAAAAGAAGGATTATGAAAAGGCGAAACAGTATCTTGAAAAAACTGACAAGTACAATGATAAGTTCAGTTCATATTTTAATAATATACTGTATAATAAAAAAATAGGAAATAAAAAAACAGCTGAAAAATTTTATACTAAACTTAGAAAGGAATATAAGGATAGACCTGTCATAGATCTGGCGGATATTTTTTTAGAAGCTATGACTGACGACGACGGTGTTTCAATACGGGATGAAAATCTTCTTGAAAATAACTTTTATCTGGACAATCCTGTTGAAAATCCTGTAATAAGTGATCATCCTCTGGATAATATTTCCAAGGCTCCTGAAAAAGATCTTTCTGATGGAAAGGAAGATTATGAAGGTTATAAAAAAATAATAAAGGAATTAACTAAAATATCAATTGAAAAAATGAAAAAACAGAAAGAGCAGATTGAAAAAATAAAAGGTATAGTTTCTTATTTTAGTAATGATGGCAAACAGAGGGAATTCAATATAAGTGATGATATAATCAGAGGGCTGGAACTGGAATTCCGTTCACAGGAAATGTCAATTATAGGAATAAATGAAGGATCTGAAAAGGCAATTCAATATTATCTGGAAAATGTAGTTAGCAATGCAGCGAGTGAAGATGCAATACGTTTTAACAGGGAAAATGAAGCGGCATTATATTTTTCAACAATGTATCTGATTTCCATGACAGGGGACGAAAGAAAAATAGATAAATATTCTAAACAGCTTGAAAAAACAAGAAATATGAAAATATTACAAAAATATTATGGAAAAGAGGAAAGTAAAAAAGCACCGGAAAACACCTTAAATGGAAAAATAAAAAGGATTCTAAGAAAAAAAGGAGTAAATAAATATTGA
- a CDS encoding site-2 protease family protein has translation MNIIRKYYERFRNLNPKNTEMKLLIIILMIGFFLFRGINGFEFSWELPILLAVFIFSMTCHEVAHAYVAYKFGDDTAKREGRITLNPLKHLDLTGIILPILLLLSGSGFIVGWAKPVPVNFSRLKPERPGLFCVAIAGITVNFIFASIALVIMRLFGRNLDINGIIMTTLLNIYIINLALGLFNLIPVTPLDGGRIIYSIAGKKVRDFYNQVEKYGILIILFLVYIGFVSEYLSAVLSFFLSLTGMNIVIGL, from the coding sequence ATGAATATAATAAGAAAGTATTATGAAAGATTTAGAAATTTAAATCCCAAAAATACAGAGATGAAGTTACTGATAATTATTTTGATGATAGGATTTTTTTTATTCAGGGGAATAAATGGATTTGAATTTTCCTGGGAACTTCCTATTTTATTAGCTGTATTTATATTTTCAATGACATGTCATGAAGTGGCGCATGCCTATGTTGCGTATAAATTTGGAGATGATACTGCAAAAAGGGAAGGAAGAATAACTTTAAATCCTTTAAAGCATCTGGATTTGACAGGAATAATACTGCCTATTCTGTTATTACTGAGCGGATCAGGATTTATCGTGGGCTGGGCAAAACCTGTACCTGTGAATTTTTCAAGATTAAAGCCTGAAAGGCCAGGATTATTCTGTGTTGCAATAGCAGGAATTACTGTAAATTTCATTTTTGCATCTATAGCACTTGTAATTATGCGGTTATTTGGAAGAAATTTAGACATTAATGGAATAATAATGACAACACTGCTAAACATATATATTATAAATCTTGCGTTAGGACTTTTTAACCTTATTCCTGTAACACCTCTTGACGGAGGAAGAATTATTTATTCAATAGCCGGAAAAAAGGTAAGGGATTTCTATAATCAGGTTGAGAAATATGGGATTTTGATAATTCTATTCCTTGTATATATAGGCTTTGTATCAGAATATCTTTCGGCAGTGCTTTCATTTTTTTTAAGTCTGACGGGAATGAATATAGTAATTGGATTATAG
- a CDS encoding S1 RNA-binding domain-containing protein: MSDLNNDLFEEMLNDYLPEEKKSGDVITGIITRKDMDFAYLDLSGKQEGRILIREVEDFNVGDTIEVKVLRNDEEYVIVSKFLLDKAREFLSYEVDEIVTGTILKKIKGGYSVRVGKNEAFLPFSLASLERDKDYTEEKFKFLIKEKGRNNLTLSRTDLVKKEELDYFNSINVGDVVDGKVKEVLDFGVILELGPTTGFIHISEVSWDQVSDLIEKFGINDIVKAKIIEKDDEKRKIKLSLKQLEVDPWIEFKNTHTVGDTVKGTVKEVLDFGLVVEISRNKGFVHISELAWNNAAKVLKQYKEGDIIEAKIISIDDEKKNIKLSVKQLLENPWDSVKEKYSIGDVLERPIAEVFEFGLLVELEKGIEGLLHVSDLAYRRVSNLPSKYNVGENIKFKIINFNNEKNRLSLSAKALLDDVWEKIDEKYNVGDIVKGKVINVQDYGIFIEIQEGIEVFIHKNEFSWDKNENKEYRTGDEVEFKIINIDKSEKKIGGSIKQLTVSPWKEAAEQYKKGNKVTVPITSIQENFVLVKLTDRFDGMIPKKELTEEFLKEISEKFSVGDEVEAIVTELNEKKKSILLSVKRIKEIEESKEMEELMKKYGV; the protein is encoded by the coding sequence ATGAGTGATTTGAACAATGATTTATTTGAGGAAATGCTGAATGATTATCTACCTGAGGAGAAAAAGTCCGGTGATGTAATTACGGGAATAATTACTAGGAAAGATATGGATTTTGCATATTTAGACTTATCAGGAAAACAGGAAGGTAGAATTCTTATTCGTGAAGTGGAAGATTTTAATGTGGGTGATACTATAGAAGTTAAAGTATTGAGAAATGACGAGGAATATGTAATTGTATCTAAATTTTTACTTGATAAAGCTAGAGAATTTCTATCTTATGAAGTTGATGAAATTGTGACTGGTACAATATTGAAGAAAATAAAGGGAGGATATTCAGTAAGAGTTGGAAAGAATGAAGCCTTTTTGCCATTTTCTCTTGCGAGTCTGGAAAGGGATAAGGACTATACAGAAGAAAAGTTTAAGTTTTTAATTAAAGAAAAAGGAAGAAACAATCTGACACTTTCTAGAACTGATTTAGTAAAAAAAGAAGAATTGGATTATTTTAATTCCATAAATGTTGGAGATGTTGTAGACGGAAAGGTTAAAGAAGTTCTTGATTTTGGTGTAATACTTGAATTAGGACCTACAACAGGATTTATTCATATTTCTGAAGTTTCATGGGATCAGGTTTCTGATTTAATTGAAAAATTTGGAATAAATGATATTGTCAAGGCTAAAATTATAGAAAAAGATGATGAAAAGAGAAAAATAAAACTAAGTTTAAAGCAGCTTGAAGTAGATCCATGGATTGAATTTAAAAATACACATACTGTTGGAGATACAGTGAAAGGTACAGTGAAGGAAGTACTGGATTTCGGGCTTGTAGTTGAAATTTCAAGAAATAAGGGATTTGTTCATATTTCAGAACTGGCATGGAATAATGCGGCTAAAGTATTAAAGCAGTATAAAGAAGGCGATATTATTGAAGCTAAGATTATAAGTATTGATGATGAGAAGAAAAACATTAAATTAAGTGTAAAGCAGTTGCTTGAAAATCCTTGGGATTCAGTAAAAGAAAAATACAGCATAGGAGATGTGCTTGAAAGACCAATTGCTGAAGTTTTTGAGTTTGGATTGCTGGTGGAGCTTGAAAAAGGTATAGAAGGATTACTTCATGTTTCTGACCTTGCTTACAGAAGAGTTTCAAATTTACCTTCAAAATATAATGTTGGAGAAAATATTAAGTTTAAGATTATAAATTTCAATAACGAAAAGAACAGATTGTCTTTGAGTGCAAAAGCATTATTGGATGATGTATGGGAAAAAATTGATGAAAAATATAATGTTGGAGATATAGTAAAAGGTAAAGTCATAAATGTTCAGGATTATGGAATCTTTATTGAAATTCAGGAAGGGATAGAAGTATTTATACATAAGAATGAATTTTCATGGGATAAAAATGAAAATAAGGAATACAGAACAGGTGATGAAGTAGAATTTAAGATAATAAATATTGATAAATCCGAAAAGAAAATCGGAGGAAGTATAAAACAGTTAACAGTTTCTCCTTGGAAAGAAGCGGCTGAGCAATATAAAAAAGGAAATAAAGTAACAGTTCCTATTACAAGTATTCAGGAAAATTTTGTTCTTGTAAAATTGACTGACAGATTTGATGGGATGATTCCAAAAAAAGAACTTACAGAAGAATTTTTGAAGGAAATTTCTGAGAAATTTTCTGTAGGAGATGAAGTGGAAGCTATAGTAACAGAGTTAAATGAAAAGAAAAAATCAATACTTCTTTCAGTTAAAAGAATAAAGGAAATAGAAGAAAGTAAAGAAATGGAAGAATTAATGAAAAAATATGGAGTATAA
- a CDS encoding HPr family phosphocarrier protein → MEKLLIEIKNKQGIHLRPATLIFKTLKSHTSKLWIGETDNREEMVEVESLFDLLSLSAGLGTKLFLVVEGKDEVILLDNLRRLIEEEKFGEE, encoded by the coding sequence GTGGAGAAACTTCTTATTGAAATAAAAAATAAACAGGGTATTCATTTAAGACCAGCAACTTTAATATTTAAAACTTTAAAAAGTCATACTTCCAAGTTATGGATTGGAGAAACTGATAACAGGGAAGAAATGGTGGAAGTTGAAAGTTTATTTGATTTGTTAAGTTTATCTGCGGGATTAGGGACTAAATTGTTTTTAGTTGTTGAAGGTAAAGATGAAGTTATACTGCTGGATAATTTGAGGAGACTCATTGAGGAAGAAAAATTTGGAGAAGAGTAA
- a CDS encoding nucleoside triphosphate pyrophosphohydrolase family protein — translation MNKQIKCVEEFHRIYKLGNSEKPIGKLENQKENLRFELMKEENDEYLEAAKNGDIVEVADALGDMMYILCGTIIEHGMQHIIEEVFDEIHRSNLSKLDENGKPIYREDGKVIKGPNYFPPDIKKIMKKYL, via the coding sequence ATGAATAAACAGATTAAATGTGTTGAAGAATTTCATAGAATATACAAATTAGGAAATTCAGAAAAACCGATAGGAAAGCTTGAAAATCAGAAAGAGAATTTAAGATTTGAATTAATGAAGGAAGAAAATGACGAATATCTTGAAGCGGCAAAAAATGGCGATATAGTAGAAGTTGCAGATGCTTTGGGAGATATGATGTATATTCTCTGTGGAACGATAATAGAACATGGGATGCAACATATAATTGAAGAAGTATTTGATGAAATACACAGAAGTAATTTAAGTAAACTGGATGAAAACGGTAAGCCCATATATAGAGAAGATGGAAAGGTAATAAAAGGACCAAATTATTTTCCACCTGACATAAAAAAAATAATGAAAAAATACTTATAG
- a CDS encoding Bax inhibitor-1/YccA family protein yields MNYNDFDELSNYEQSGERYLTYEDIEKIAASKVKGSILWMVFGLLISGITGYFTLMGFAKGIIPVIVIPVAVVLEFVAVIAFTALTYKVSASVLRMIFILYSVLTGITLSVIGVLYDPYVIISAFAGTVVLFTVLAIYGYVTKEDLSKYRSILIVGLISLLIMGVINIFLQSDGLMWITSMLGVVVFIVFTAYDVNRIKNNVIAYALEEDAGILDKIEIHGALSLYLDFVNLFIYILRILGRRK; encoded by the coding sequence ATGAATTACAATGATTTTGATGAATTAAGTAACTATGAACAATCTGGAGAAAGATATCTGACTTATGAAGATATTGAAAAGATTGCTGCTTCCAAAGTTAAGGGAAGCATATTATGGATGGTTTTTGGACTTTTAATATCAGGAATAACGGGGTATTTCACTTTAATGGGATTTGCCAAAGGGATAATACCTGTTATTGTAATACCTGTTGCCGTTGTACTTGAATTTGTTGCTGTAATAGCATTTACAGCTCTAACATACAAAGTCAGTGCAAGTGTATTAAGAATGATATTTATTCTATATTCAGTACTTACAGGAATCACTCTTTCAGTAATAGGAGTTCTATATGATCCATATGTAATTATTTCCGCATTTGCAGGAACGGTCGTTCTATTTACTGTACTTGCAATATACGGATATGTCACAAAGGAAGACTTAAGTAAATATCGTTCTATACTAATAGTTGGTTTAATATCATTGCTCATAATGGGAGTGATTAATATTTTTCTTCAGAGCGATGGTTTGATGTGGATAACTTCAATGTTAGGAGTTGTAGTATTTATAGTCTTTACTGCATATGATGTGAACAGAATAAAAAATAATGTAATAGCATATGCACTTGAAGAAGATGCAGGTATACTCGACAAAATTGAAATACATGGGGCATTGTCACTATATTTAGATTTTGTAAATTTATTTATATATATATTAAGAATACTTGGAAGAAGAAAATAA
- the thrS gene encoding threonine--tRNA ligase — translation MIEMILPDGSVRKLEKSMTVVEFAKTIGSSLGKATVGAVIDGIQVDPSYLIEKSGNIEIITATSEKGIEITRHSAAHIMAQAVQRLFPGTKVTIGPVIENGFFYDFDPEKPFTEEDLAKIEKEMEKIVKENYEFKRSEMTAEDAKKMFAEMGEDYKIEIIDDLGVDKVSIYQQGEFIDLCRGTHIPSTGYLKAFKLMSTAGAYWRGDSNNKMLQRIYGVAFATKKELEDYLKMMEEAEKRNHRKLGKQLDLFFVDEHGPGFPFFMPKGVELFNKLQEIWRVEHKKRKYQEIRTPIMLDKELWEISGHWFNYRENMYTSTIDEKEYAIKPMNCPGSIIAYKNNLHSYKDLPLKYGEMGLVHRHEFSGALHGLMRVRAFTQDDAHVFCTKEQIEEQIIEIINLYDKFYTLFGFEYHIELSTKPDKAIGSDEIWEMAESNLKSALEHKGIEYKLNPGDGAFYGPKIDFKMKDSIGRIWQCGTIQLDFNLPTRFEMSYIGADGEKHEPVMIHRAMYGSLERFIGILIEHYAGAFPTWLAPVQVRILTISKEQVPSAEKLYEKLQNEGIRAEIDTRDEKIGYKIREANGDQKIPVQLIIGKNEVKNNEVNVRRFGSQESLNMTVDEIVKTLIEESKVPFKN, via the coding sequence ATGATAGAAATGATATTACCTGACGGAAGTGTCAGAAAACTTGAAAAATCAATGACAGTTGTGGAATTTGCAAAAACGATAGGTTCAAGTCTGGGAAAAGCTACTGTCGGTGCAGTGATAGACGGGATACAGGTTGACCCATCATATCTGATTGAGAAGTCAGGAAACATTGAAATAATAACAGCAACAAGTGAAAAAGGTATAGAGATAACAAGACACAGTGCCGCGCATATTATGGCTCAGGCTGTGCAGAGACTTTTTCCGGGAACAAAGGTTACAATAGGGCCTGTAATTGAAAATGGATTCTTCTATGATTTTGATCCGGAAAAACCTTTTACTGAAGAAGATTTAGCTAAAATTGAAAAGGAAATGGAAAAGATTGTAAAAGAGAATTATGAATTTAAAAGGAGTGAAATGACGGCAGAAGATGCAAAAAAAATGTTTGCAGAAATGGGAGAAGACTACAAAATTGAGATAATAGATGACTTGGGAGTAGACAAAGTAAGTATATATCAGCAGGGAGAGTTTATAGATCTGTGCAGGGGAACTCATATACCGTCTACAGGATATCTGAAAGCTTTTAAACTTATGTCTACAGCAGGAGCATATTGGCGTGGAGATTCAAATAATAAAATGCTTCAAAGAATTTACGGAGTGGCTTTTGCAACTAAAAAGGAGCTTGAAGATTATTTGAAAATGATGGAAGAAGCTGAAAAAAGAAATCACAGAAAACTAGGAAAACAGCTTGATCTGTTCTTTGTTGATGAGCATGGACCTGGATTTCCCTTCTTCATGCCAAAAGGAGTGGAATTGTTTAATAAGCTACAGGAAATTTGGAGAGTTGAACATAAAAAAAGAAAATATCAGGAAATAAGAACTCCAATAATGCTGGACAAGGAATTATGGGAAATTTCAGGGCACTGGTTCAACTACCGTGAAAATATGTATACTTCGACTATTGATGAAAAGGAATATGCAATAAAGCCTATGAACTGTCCTGGATCAATAATTGCCTATAAAAATAATCTTCATTCATATAAAGATTTACCGTTAAAATATGGTGAAATGGGACTTGTTCACAGACATGAATTTAGTGGAGCGTTACACGGACTTATGAGGGTTAGAGCATTTACTCAGGATGATGCTCATGTTTTCTGTACAAAGGAACAGATAGAGGAACAGATTATTGAAATTATTAATTTATATGATAAATTCTATACTTTATTCGGATTTGAATATCATATTGAATTGTCTACAAAACCTGATAAGGCAATAGGTTCAGATGAAATATGGGAAATGGCGGAATCTAATCTTAAGTCAGCTCTGGAACATAAAGGAATTGAGTATAAGCTGAATCCTGGTGATGGAGCATTCTACGGACCTAAAATTGATTTCAAGATGAAGGATTCAATCGGAAGAATATGGCAATGTGGAACTATTCAGCTGGACTTTAATCTTCCTACAAGATTTGAAATGAGCTATATCGGTGCAGATGGAGAAAAACATGAGCCTGTTATGATTCACAGGGCAATGTATGGAAGTTTGGAGAGATTTATAGGAATACTTATAGAACATTACGCAGGAGCTTTCCCTACATGGCTTGCGCCTGTACAGGTTAGAATTCTTACAATTTCCAAAGAACAGGTTCCTTCTGCGGAAAAACTTTATGAAAAACTTCAGAATGAAGGAATAAGGGCAGAAATAGATACAAGAGATGAAAAAATAGGATATAAGATAAGGGAAGCAAATGGAGATCAGAAAATACCTGTACAGCTTATTATAGGGAAAAATGAAGTTAAAAACAATGAAGTAAATGTAAGAAGATTTGGTTCTCAGGAAAGTTTAAATATGACTGTTGATGAAATAGTAAAAACTTTAATTGAAGAGTCAAAAGTTCCTTTTAAGAATTAA